A single genomic interval of Passer domesticus isolate bPasDom1 chromosome 26, bPasDom1.hap1, whole genome shotgun sequence harbors:
- the LOC135286315 gene encoding basic proline-rich protein-like — protein MFNCCSHGTLLHFGLQSSRLNICYYHQDLHLRRLHPGPRPRLRGAPQRPSYSSRPSPRGHRTAGDGRINQHLFWALMSVGIGRLNPAFGSSRSASSAYQKWPTEHSHSTARLHASEPAPLPIETAPGAGGPGPRTPARNAALRGRRPPRGATPPATAPPTGGEEGAAAVLSLGPGIRRDLLPGGSNTRRPLARRRATCPPEAFPADPEPVAAHRRGGNAPGQGRPPAGRRSPHRPAPPGPPPRTELRRRTGRRGRPADGRLFLPPCRPSRPAPTAAPAGARAPGDEEGRTGGRGAENGRPHPVSENRKGSAAETAPKDAGRAARGGLGGDRDERTTAPSRAGDRDRGGPAKEEGVTTPVPRPSRPTRARQHGTVPAGYPPADSRPHGGEARGRGPRLAPPLGPLSLSALGGARSTPSLSRSLPGRRHRTAARPRRGRAPPQRLAPGAGSYGALPESAFRGTKALRGRPRPRRRPPGRRERIEAAEGNRSPRRAPTAFPPGTGRPPPPPPTAGNGPARRPQPRRRGGPRTAIDRQATLRQAETPPRVPFFGGGPGARARPGLRAEGQHGARRTAGGTAARPTSIARDDTHAHAAGGTTAVGPRTRRLPFAAPRRGRLSPAALQRSRRHAPTTAPPARPPREPLPSERPATGGRTPSPVPEADATETRAGAAGARGRPGGGPAAAAAALPGPPQPRRAVGAPSPGHAPGGRRTAPSRGATPARRAPTRRPGGEAPPRLPARPPFGPHAAGKGDGNATGEARAGTADGAGGRRPAGRPRPPGREGGTLAERRRRRSARGRPRSRASADGGTAERSPQTGRGGGRAGDVRRTAPPVRSRRRPSRGEARPRQGESGQGESAAGAGGRNPAAEERQRARALCRHRPGFEGSGSAGPAARPRAAASPPRPGRREGGAGRPSPARRGYPPPARAAETTAAAGARPVATDTTAGDRRERLPTPQWRRATARRTPAAAGTTAAAAAGRAEPPESLNRRPARRAPFGPRGV, from the exons ATGTTCAACTGCTGTTCACATGGAACCCTGCTCCACTTCGGCCTTCAAAGCTCTCGTTTGAATATTTGCTACTACCACCAAGATCTGCACCTGCGGCGGCTCCACCCGGGCCCACGCCCCAGGCTTCGAGGCGCACCGCAGCGGCCCTCCTACTCGTCGCGGCCTAGCCCCCGCGGGCATCGCACTGCCGGCGACGGCCGG ATCAACCAACACCTTTTCTGGGCTCTGATGAGCGTCGGCATCGGGCGCCTTAACCCGGCGTTCGGTTCATCCCGCAGCGCCAGTTCTGCTTACCAAAAGTGGCCCACTGAGCACTCGCATTCCACGGCGCGGCTCCACGCCAGCGAGCCGGCCCCCTTACCCATTGAAA CGGCGCCGGgggccggcgggcccggcccccgcaCCCCCGCGCGAAACGCCGCGCTGCGAGGACGCCGCCCCCCGAGGGGGGCGACGCCCCCCGCCACGGCGCCGCCGACGGGGGGGGAGGAGGGCGCGGCGGCGGTCCTCTCCCTCGGCCCCGGGATTCGGCGAGACCTGCTGCCCGGGGGCTCTAACACCCGGCGGCCGCTCGCGCGGCGCCGGGCCACCTGCCCGCCGGAGGCCTTCCCAGCCGACCCGGAGCCGGTCGCGGCGCACCGCCGCGGAGGAAATGCGCCCGGCCAGGGCCGgccgccggccgggcggcggtcCCCGCACCGGCCCgccccccccggcccgcccccgcggACGG AGCTGCGCCGCCGCACCGGCCGACGGGGCCGGCCGGCCGACGGAcggcttttccttcctccctgccgACCCAGCCGTCCCGCCCCtaccgccgcccccgccggcgcCCGCGCGCCGGGGGACGAGGAGGGGCGAACCGGAGGGAGAGGCGCGGAGAACGGGAGACCCCATCCCGTAAGCGAGAACCGAAAAGGGAGCGCGGCGGAGACGGCCCCAAAGGAcgccggccgggcggcgcgCGGCGGCCTCGGCGGGGACAGAGACGAGAGAACGACGGCGCCCTCGCGCGCCGGAGACCGCGACAGAGGGGGACCGGCGAAGGAGGAGGGGGTCACAACCCCCGTTCCCCGGCCCTCCCGCCCGACGCGCGCGCGGCAGCACGGCACGGTACCCGCCGGGTACCCACCCGCAGACAGCCGCCCGCACGGGGGGGAAGCCCGGGGGCGAGGCCCGCGCCTCGCCCCCCCTCTcggccctctctctctctcggccCTCGGCGGCGCGCGTTCGACGCcgtctctctctcgctctctccccggccgccgccaccgcactgcggcgcggccccggcggggacgAGCTCCACCCCAGCGGCTCGCTCCGGGAGCGGGGAGCTACGGAGCGCTCCCCGAGTCTGCATTTAGGGGGACGAAGGCCCTGCGCGGCCGACCGCGACCGCGACGACGCCCGCCGGGCCGCAGGGAAAGGATCGAGGCCGCCGAGGGGAACCGCTCCCCTCGCCGCGCCCCTACCGCCTTCCCTCCGGGCAccggccggccgccgccgccgccgcccaccGCGGGCAACGGGCCTGCGAGGCGACCCCAGCCGCGCCGCCGGGGTGGCCCCCGGACGGCGATTGATCGTCAAGCGACGCTCAGACAGGC GGAGACGCCGCCTCGTGTGCCGTTCTTCGGAGGCGGCCCAGGCGCCCGGGCTCGGCCCGGCCTCCGCGCGGAGGGCCAGCACGGCGCGCGACGGACCGCGGGGGGCACGGCGGCCCGCCCGACCTCGATTGCACGGGACGACACACACGCACACGCGGCCGGGGGCACGACGGCCGTCGGCCCCCGCACGCGCCGGCTCCCCTTCGCCGCGCCGCGGCGCGGCCGGCTCTCCCCAGCGGCCTTGCAACGCTCGAGACGGCACGCGCCGACGACCGCACCGCCGGCGCGCCCCCCGCGGGAACCGCTCCCGTCGGAAAGGCCAGCGACCGGCGGCCGCACCCCGTCGCCGGTGCCGGAGGCGGACGCCACCGAGACCCGAGCCGGCGCCGCGGGTGCCCGaggccggccgggcggcggacccgccgccgccgcggccgccctgccgggcccaCCGCAGCCGCGTCGCGCCGTCGGGGCCCCTTCCCCCGGGCACGCGCCCGGCGGAAGGCGTACGGCGCCGAGCCGGGGGGCAACGCCCGCTCGCCGCGCTCCCACGCGGAGACCGGGCGGGGAAGCGCCCCCGCGGCTGCCCGCACGCCCTCCCTTCGGCCCACACGCGGCCGGGAAGGGCGACGGGAACGCGACGGGTGAGGCCCGGGCCGGGACGGCCGACGGCGCCGGAGGGCGCCGCCCGGcaggccgcccccgcccccccggGCGGGAGGGGGGGACACTCGCCGAGCGGCGACGCCGCCGCTCGGCACGGGGCCGCCCGCGCTCGCGGGCCTCCGCCGACGGAGGCACCGCCGAGCGCTCGCCCCAGACGGGGCGGGGGGGCGGTCGGGCCGGGGACGTCCGGCGGACGGCGCCGCCGGTGCGTTCGAGGAGAAGGCCGTCGAGGGGAGAGGCACGGCCGCGCCAAGGAGAGAGCGGCCAAGGAGAGAGCGCGGCGGGCGCCGGCGGCCGCAACCCCGCggctgaggaaaggcagagagcgCGCGCTCTCTGCCGGCATCGCCCCGGTTTCGAGGGGAGCGGGTcggccggccccgcggcacGACCGCGCGCCGCGGCCTCTCCGCCGAGGCCGGGCCGCAGAGAGGGGGGGGCAGGGCGCCCctccccggcgcggcgcggttACCCGCCGCCCGCGCGCGCGGCGGAGAcgacggcggcggcgggcgcgcggcCGGTGGCAACGGACACCACCGCAGGGGATCGGCGGGAGCGGCTCCCCACCCCTCAGTGGCGCCGCGCCACCGCCCGGCGCACGCCTGCCGCCGCCGGCaccaccgccgccgccgcggcggggCGCGCCGAGCCGCCCGAGTCTTTAaaccgccgcccggcccggcgggccccttTCGGCCCCCGCGGCGTTTGA